CCGCGACCGTGAGGGCTACCTGAGCCTGTCGCGGCTGCTGACCCGCGCCTGGATGGAAGGCCATCGTCCGGAAGGCGGTGTGGCCATCCACCCGGACTGGCTGAAGGCCGGCAACGCCAACCTGTTCGCGCTGGCCGGCCGGCAGAGCCTGGCCGGGCGCCTGGCGCTGGACGGCAAGCATGAACTGGCCGAGCAGCAGCTGGCCGACTGGCAGCGCGTGTTTGGCGATGGCCTGCACCTGGAACTGACCCGTACAGGCCGCGAAGGCGAGGAAACCTTCAACCAGTTCGCGCTGATGGCGGCCGGCCAGCGTGGCCTGCCGGTGGTGGCCAGCAACGATGTGCGCTTCCTGTCGCCCACCGATTTCAGCGCGCACGAAGCGCGCGTGTGCATTTCCACCGGCCGCGTGCTGGACGACCCCAAGCGGCCGCGCGAGTACAGCGACCAGCAGTACCTGAAGTCGGCCGAAGAGATGTGCGCACTGTTCGCCGACATCCCCGATGCGATCGACAACACGCTGGCGCTGGCCGAGCGCTGCAACATCGAGATGCGGCTTGGCACCTACTTCCTGCCCAACTACCCGGTGCCCGACGACGAGACCTTGGACACCTGGATCCAGAAGATGTCGCGCGATGGCCTGGAAGAGCGCCTGGAGAAGAATCCGCTGGCGCCCGGCAAGACCCGCGAAGAATACTTCGAGCGCCTGGAATTCGAGCTCAACACCATCATCAAGATGGGCTTCCCGGGCTACTTCCTGATCGTGGCCGACTTCATCCAGTGGGGCAAGAACCAGGGCATCCCGATCGGCCCGGGCCGTGGTTCGGGTGCCGGTTCGCTGGTGGCCTGGGCACTGAAGATCACCGATCTGGACCCGCTGCCGTACAACCTGCTGTTCGAGCGCTTCCTGAACCCGGAACGCGTGTCGATGCCCGACTTCGACATCGACTTCTGCATGGACCGCCGCGACGAGGTGATCGACTACGTCGCGCGCAAGTATGGGCGCGAGCGCGTAAGCCAGATCATCACCTACGGCACCATGGCCGCCAAGGCGGTGGTACGCGACTCCGGCCGCGTGCTCGGTTTCCCCTACGGCCTGGTCGACGGCGTTTCCAAGCTGATCCCGAACATCCTCGGCATCCACCTGAAGGATGCACTGGGCAAGGGCAAAGAAGGCCCCAGCTCGGAAATGGCCTCGCCGGAGCTGATCCAGCGCTACGAGACCGAGGACGATGTCCGCGACCTGATCGACCTGGCGCTGCAGCTGGAGGACCTGACTCGCAACGCCGGCAAGCACGCCGGTGGCGTGGTGATCGGGCCCGAACCGCTGAGCGAGTTCTGCCCGCTGTACGCCGAACACGACGAGAACGGCCTCGGTAAGAACCCGGTCACCCAGTTCGACAAGAACGACGTGGAAGAAGTGGGCCTGGTGAAGTTCGACTTCCTCGGTCTGCGCACGCTGACCATCATCGACTGGGCGGTGAAGGCGATCAACAAGCGCCACGAACGCGCGGGCATTCCGCCGGTGGACATCGCCGCGATTCCGCTCGACGACACGCCCACCTACAAGGACATCTTCGCCAACGGCAATACCGGCGCGGTGTTCCAGTTCGAATCCTCGGGCATGCGCCGCCTGCTGAAGGACGCGCGCCCCGACCGTTTCGAAGACCTCATCGCGCTGGTGTCGCTGTACCGCCCCGGCCCGATGGACCTGATTCCCTCCTTCAACGCGCGTAAGCACGGCCAGGAAGAAATCATCTATCCCGATCCGCGCACCGAAGCGATCCTGAAGGACACCTACGGCATCATGGTGTACCAGGAGCAGGTGATGCAGATGGCGCAGATCGTCGGCGGCTACTCGCTGGGCGGCGCCGACCTGCTGCGCCGTGCGATGGGCAAAAAGGTGCCGGCCGAAATGGCCAAGCACCGCGAGATCTTCCGCGAGGGCGCGGCCAAGGACGGCGTGGACGAGGCCAAGGCCGACGCCATCTTCGACCTGATGGAGAAATTCGCCGGCTACGGCTTCAACAAGTCGCACGCCGCTGCCTATGCGCTGGTCAGCTACCAGACCGCGTGGCTGAAGCGCCATTACCCGGCCGAATTCATGGCCGCGACGCTCTCGTCCGACCTGGACAACACCGACAAGGTGGTCGGCTTCCTCGACGAAGTGCGCAACCTCGGCCTGACCGTGCTGCCGCCGAAGGTGAACCAGTCGGCCTTCATGTTCGAAGCGGTCACCCCGGACACCATCCAGTACGGCCTGGGCGCAATCAAGGGCGTGGGCCAGGGTGCCTGCGAGGCGGTGGTCGAGGAGCGGCTGAAGGGCGGCCCGTTCAAGGACCTGCTCGACTTCTGCACCCGCGTCGGCTCGGCCAAGCTCAACCGGCGCACGCTGGAAGCGATGATCAACTGTGGTGCGCTGGACGAGCTCGGCCGCAACCGTGCCTCGCTGATGCTGCAGCTGCCGGAAGTGATCAAGGCCACCGACCAGATGGCGCGCGAGCGTGCGTCCGGGCAGAACTCGCTGTTCGGCGGCCCGGACCCGAGCGCGACCACGATCCAGCTGGACCTGCCCGAGGCCGAGGAATGGCCGCTGCTGCAGCGCCTGAACGGCGAGCGCGACACGCTGGGCTTCTACCTCAGCGGCCACCCGTTCGATCCCTGGCGTGACGATGTACGCGACCTGGTCGGCAACGACCTGGGTTCGGTGGAGAAGATCTGGAGCGCCAACAGTGGTGGTGGCGGAGGCGGCGAAAAGCGCTGGCGCCCGGAAGTACAAACCGTGCTGGCCGGCCAGGTGGTCGGTGTGCGTCGCAAGGGCGAGAGCCAGATCTTCATCCAGCTGGAAGATGGGCGCGGGCGCGTCGAGTGCAGCGCGTTCTCCGACACGATGGCCGAGTTCGGCCACCTGATGACCAAGGACCGCATCCTGGTGGTCAAGGGCGGCCTGCGCGAGGACGAGTTCAACGGCGGCTACGCACTGCGCATCCGCCAGTGCTGGGACTTCGATGAAGTCTGCGCCAACTACGCCACGCGGCTGTCGCTGCGCCTGGACCTGCGCCAGCAGCGCCCGGTCTGGGAGCGCGTCAATGCCCTGCTCGACCGCCATCGCCCCGGACGCACCCCCCTGCGCCTGGACCTGCTGCTGAAGGGCCCGCAGGGCGGCGTGGCCGGCATGCTCGACGTGTCCGGGCAGAGCGCGGTGCGCATCGACTCCAAACTGATGGAGGCGCTGCGCGCCGACCCGGCCGTACGCACGCTGAAGGTGCGCTACAGCCCACCGTGGGCCAGCTGAAGCTGGCTCCCCGGTTTTCCTGAACCCCCTGTTTCCCCGTTCCAAGTATCAAGGACGATTGCCGATGAAGACCCTGCTGTTCCCGTTTGCCGCCGCACTGGCCCTGGCCGCCTGCTCGCCGTCGAAGATCGAGTTCCAGATCGACAACCCGACCGACACGCCGCTGGCGCTGAGCATCGATGGCAAGGACCTGCCGGTGGCCGCACAGGGGTCGCGCCCGATCTCGCTCGCCGTCGGTGAGCACCGCCTGCACACCGACAAACTGGGCGACGTGCGCTTCATCGTCTACGTCGATGGTCGCGGTGGCCTGATCAACCCGACCCTGAGCGAGTACGTGGTCGCCCGCGAGATCTACGTCACCGACGAGAGCAAGCTGAAGAACTTCGGCACCGGCAAGGCCGGCATCGAGCTGGGCGGCGTCGACTTCGAAGGCCCGTTCGAGAAGCACCACGAACTGTTCATCGACAAGTCCTGGACCTACGGCGTGCGCGAGCCCTTCCCGAAGGAAAAGGTCGTGGCCCACGTCGACTCCAGCGGCGGCCAGATCGTGGCCAAGGTGTTCACCGCCCCCGACTTCATCGCCTACGTCGAAGAAGGCATGGGCGAGCCCGGCGCGTTCAAGCGCGAACAACCGGCCGGCTACGTGGCCCCGAGCTACAGCCTGGAACCGGCCCCGGCCAGCCTGCCGGCGCTGGTGCCGGCCTTCGAAGCCCACGCCGCGCCGCTGCGCGAGGTCTATGCGCGCTGGCTGAAGGCCACCACCGCTGATGAACAGAAGGCCCTGCGCAAGCAGGACTTCG
This genomic window from Stenotrophomonas maltophilia contains:
- the dnaE gene encoding DNA polymerase III subunit alpha, whose product is MSNSRFVHLHVHTEFSLADSTIRVPAKPDQADPKKAKQANLLSRSVELGLPALAVTDLNNLFALVKFYKAAEGVGIKPIAGADVLIAEEGQDPWRMTLLCRDREGYLSLSRLLTRAWMEGHRPEGGVAIHPDWLKAGNANLFALAGRQSLAGRLALDGKHELAEQQLADWQRVFGDGLHLELTRTGREGEETFNQFALMAAGQRGLPVVASNDVRFLSPTDFSAHEARVCISTGRVLDDPKRPREYSDQQYLKSAEEMCALFADIPDAIDNTLALAERCNIEMRLGTYFLPNYPVPDDETLDTWIQKMSRDGLEERLEKNPLAPGKTREEYFERLEFELNTIIKMGFPGYFLIVADFIQWGKNQGIPIGPGRGSGAGSLVAWALKITDLDPLPYNLLFERFLNPERVSMPDFDIDFCMDRRDEVIDYVARKYGRERVSQIITYGTMAAKAVVRDSGRVLGFPYGLVDGVSKLIPNILGIHLKDALGKGKEGPSSEMASPELIQRYETEDDVRDLIDLALQLEDLTRNAGKHAGGVVIGPEPLSEFCPLYAEHDENGLGKNPVTQFDKNDVEEVGLVKFDFLGLRTLTIIDWAVKAINKRHERAGIPPVDIAAIPLDDTPTYKDIFANGNTGAVFQFESSGMRRLLKDARPDRFEDLIALVSLYRPGPMDLIPSFNARKHGQEEIIYPDPRTEAILKDTYGIMVYQEQVMQMAQIVGGYSLGGADLLRRAMGKKVPAEMAKHREIFREGAAKDGVDEAKADAIFDLMEKFAGYGFNKSHAAAYALVSYQTAWLKRHYPAEFMAATLSSDLDNTDKVVGFLDEVRNLGLTVLPPKVNQSAFMFEAVTPDTIQYGLGAIKGVGQGACEAVVEERLKGGPFKDLLDFCTRVGSAKLNRRTLEAMINCGALDELGRNRASLMLQLPEVIKATDQMARERASGQNSLFGGPDPSATTIQLDLPEAEEWPLLQRLNGERDTLGFYLSGHPFDPWRDDVRDLVGNDLGSVEKIWSANSGGGGGGEKRWRPEVQTVLAGQVVGVRRKGESQIFIQLEDGRGRVECSAFSDTMAEFGHLMTKDRILVVKGGLREDEFNGGYALRIRQCWDFDEVCANYATRLSLRLDLRQQRPVWERVNALLDRHRPGRTPLRLDLLLKGPQGGVAGMLDVSGQSAVRIDSKLMEALRADPAVRTLKVRYSPPWAS